In the genome of bacterium, the window AGACCTTCTTTACAAAAAAACCTTATTCTGAGACATAAAATATGTCAGGCAACTCGAAAATATCTTGATGAGCAAGGATTTATTGAGGTAGAAACACCAATGCTCATTAAAAGCACACCAGAAGGGGCACGGGATTATTTAGTTCCCAGTCGTGTCAATCCAGGTAAGTTTTATGCCTTACCTCAATCCCCACAACTATTTAAACAAATTCTAATGTGTGCCGGATATGATAAATATTTTCAGATTGCCAAATGTTTTCGTGATGAAGACCTGCGGGCAGACCGCCAACCAGAATTTACGCAGATTGATATAGAAATGTCGTTTATTGATGAAGAGGATATTTTTAAGGTCATCGAAGGGTTTATTACCACGATATTTAAAGTTGGACTTGATTTAGATGTCCCAATTCCCTTTAAAAGAATTACCTTTAAAGAGGCGATGGATAAATATGGCAAGGATAGTCCGGATGTTCGCTTTGGCTTAGAATTAGTGGATATTACTGATCTGGCTAAGGAGAGTCCATTCCAGGTTTTTTCAAAAACCGTTGCTGGGAGAGGGCAAGTCAAGGGAATTAAGGTTCCAAAACCTGATTTTTCAAGAACTGACCTGGACTTTTTAACCTCTTTTGTCAGTATCTATCGAGCAAAAGGACTTGCCTGGTTTAAAGTCAAAGAAAAAACGCTGGAATCATCAATTGCTAAGTTTTTCAGTGAAGAAGAACAGATGGCGATTATTGACCGATTTAAAGCAAATACGGATGATTTCCTGTTATTTGTCGCAGATACTCCAAAGGTTGTTGCCGATAGTCTGGCTAATTTGAGATTACATCTGGCAGATAAATTTAATTTAATTCCTCAAGGATTTAATTTTATCTGGGTAGTCGATGCCCCATTAGTTGAATATGATGATGAAGAAAAAAGATATGTTGCCGTCCATCATCCATTTACCTCACCAAAGGAAGAAGACTATCCATTAATCGAGACTAATCCTGACCAGGTTCGTGCAAGGGCTTATGACCTGGTTTTAAATGGGATAGAGATAGGTGGTGGCTCAATCAGGATTCATCGCCGGGATATTCAAGAACGGGTATTCAAATTATTGAAGATAGAAGAAAATGAAGCAAAAGCGAAATTTGGCTTTTTATTAGAGGCATTAGAATATGGCGCCCCGCCACACGGTGGGATTGCCTTTGGATTGGATAGATTATTACGGTTAATGGTTGGTGCTGACTCAATCCGCGAGGTAATTGCCTTCCCTAAAACACAAAGTGCTACCTGTCTGATGACCGATGCCCCATTTGAAGTATCCAATAAACAGTTGAAAGAATTAAGTATTGAAGTCAGACTCCACAGCAATTCTAATTATGAAAATGTGTAAGCAAGGAGAATTGGAGAATAGGGAGAAAGAGGAGAAAATATAACCACTAATAGGACACGAATAAGCACGAAACATAGGATTATGAGGATTAATTCGGTTTATTCGTGACTAATTTTAATCACCTTCTCCATTTCTCCCTTTCCCCTTTTTTACACAATTTCTGTCATAATGAGAATTGCTGCAGACCCCACGAATAACTTGACTTTTATTTTTAACTATGGTATATTTATCAAGGAGAATTGGAGAATAGGGAGAAAGAGGAGAAAATATAACCACTAATAGGACACGAATAAGCACGAAACATAGGATTATGAGGATTAATTCGGTTTATTCGTGGCTAATTTTAATCACCTTCTCCATTTCTCCCTTTCCCCTTTTTTACACAATTTCTGTCATAATGAGAATTGCTGCAGACTCCACGAATAACTTGACTTTTATTTTTGTCTATGGTATATTTATTAAAACTTTAAAAAAGGAGTAAAATAAAATGAAACCGAAATTAAAAGTAATAATGGTTTCACCGGAGGTGGTTCCATTTGCTAAAACAGGTGGATTAGCTGATGTTGTTGGGTCTCTGCCATTAGCATTAACTAAATTAGGCTGTGAGGTGCGAATTGTCCTGCCCAAATATAAAATAGTGGAAGAGTCTGAATTTAGCCTGTTAGATATTGATAAAGAAGTAACCTTTAAGGTAGGTGAGACTTTTCAGAAAGCAAAAATTTTCTCCACCAAGGTCGCAGGAGTGATTACTGTTTATTTCCTTGAACATGAATATTATAACCGTGATGGACTTTATGGGACAACTGAAGAAGGGGATTATAAAGATAATCTCGAGAGATTTACTTTCTTTTGTGGTGGAACATTAGAATTACTTAAAACGATAGAATATAAACCGCAAGTTATCCATTCTCATGATTGGCAGACAGGATTAATTCCGGTGTATTTAAAAACATTGTATCAGGATGACCCGTTTTTTGAAGGGGTAAAAACCATCTTTACTATTCATAATTTAGCCTATCAAGGTGTATTCCCCAAAGATGAATTTCCAATAACAGGTCTGGATAAAAAATTGTTCACCCCGAACAGGTTAGAATTCTGGGATAAGTTAAATATCCTGAAAGGGGCTTTAATCTATGCAGATATGTTAAGTACCGTTAGTAAAGGTTATGCTCAGGAGATAATGATGACAGAATATGGTTGTGGACTGGAGGGAGTATTAATCGAAAGAAAGAATAATCTTTATGGTATAGTCAATGGTTTAGATTATCAAGAGTGGGACCCGACTATGGATAAAGGAATTACATTAGGTTACGATATTAATACGATTAGTCGGAAAGCGAAGAATAAAAAAACACTTCAGCAAGAAAATAATTTACCCGTTGATAGTGAAATTCCATTAATAGGGATGATTACAAGATTAGCCTCACAAAAAGGACTGGATATTTTAGCTGAGATACTGGATGAATTGATGGCGTTAAATATCCAGTTTGTGTTGTTAGGCACAGGTGATGCGA includes:
- the aspS gene encoding aspartate--tRNA ligase, with the protein product RPSLQKNLILRHKICQATRKYLDEQGFIEVETPMLIKSTPEGARDYLVPSRVNPGKFYALPQSPQLFKQILMCAGYDKYFQIAKCFRDEDLRADRQPEFTQIDIEMSFIDEEDIFKVIEGFITTIFKVGLDLDVPIPFKRITFKEAMDKYGKDSPDVRFGLELVDITDLAKESPFQVFSKTVAGRGQVKGIKVPKPDFSRTDLDFLTSFVSIYRAKGLAWFKVKEKTLESSIAKFFSEEEQMAIIDRFKANTDDFLLFVADTPKVVADSLANLRLHLADKFNLIPQGFNFIWVVDAPLVEYDDEEKRYVAVHHPFTSPKEEDYPLIETNPDQVRARAYDLVLNGIEIGGGSIRIHRRDIQERVFKLLKIEENEAKAKFGFLLEALEYGAPPHGGIAFGLDRLLRLMVGADSIREVIAFPKTQSATCLMTDAPFEVSNKQLKELSIEVRLHSNSNYENV
- the glgA gene encoding glycogen synthase GlgA, which produces MKPKLKVIMVSPEVVPFAKTGGLADVVGSLPLALTKLGCEVRIVLPKYKIVEESEFSLLDIDKEVTFKVGETFQKAKIFSTKVAGVITVYFLEHEYYNRDGLYGTTEEGDYKDNLERFTFFCGGTLELLKTIEYKPQVIHSHDWQTGLIPVYLKTLYQDDPFFEGVKTIFTIHNLAYQGVFPKDEFPITGLDKKLFTPNRLEFWDKLNILKGALIYADMLSTVSKGYAQEIMMTEYGCGLEGVLIERKNNLYGIVNGLDYQEWDPTMDKGITLGYDINTISRKAKNKKTLQQENNLPVDSEIPLIGMITRLASQKGLDILAEILDELMALNIQFVLLGTGDAKYHIKMEEIKEKYPDKASIHLTFDPPLAKKIYAGADMFLMPSKYEPCGLGQLISLRYGTIPIVRATGGLKDTVTNFDPQRKIGNGFVFEEYTSEALLSIIKEALYVFCNDKESWRRLILNAMSVNFSWECSAKEYIELYEKAMQE